The Hordeum vulgare subsp. vulgare chromosome 7H, MorexV3_pseudomolecules_assembly, whole genome shotgun sequence DNA window CAGGGCTCATCCGTCGGCGGAAATCTGGGGAGGGGAATTGGTTTTTTGGATCTGAACAGCAACGTCGACGACCCCGAGTTGGGCTCGTACCTGCAGCTCCTCCTTGACGAGCCGTCCGTTCATGGTTCTCCTCCGATTGGACCTGGTCGTGGGAGGTCTGTGtcccagggaggaggaggtctgACCCGGTCTGTGAGCATCGGTGGCGCTCACGGGCGTCCATTCGTCGCCCCGAGCGCAGCTGCCGTTGACGGAGGCGTCAGAGGGCGTGGGAGGTCCGTGTCCCGGGGCACTGGACGCGGTGTAGGCCGAGCCCGTGGTGCCTCATCGACCGACATTCGAGGCGTCGTAGGACGAGGCCGAGCCCGTGTGATCAAAATGAAAATTATGTACCATTGTCTGTGCCAACAACTACTCCAAGAAATGATTCAACCAATGAGACGGATAGTGCTGCTATGAATCAATTTAAAGATTGGGTCGCTAATGGGTTGTGGTCgttgaaacaacaatgatatATTATTTCGGTTGTTATGAACAAGTGTTCTTTGCTTCTGTAATCTTTGCTTATGAATAAGTGTTATGAACAAGTGTTATTTAATAATATGGTCAGGGATAACATGGTCTTTTGTAtgtatttaatgacctctagtccctgttTAGTTCCTGAAAACAAACAGATAGGGACTAataactttttagttgggactaaaaaaatctAGGTCTTTTTAAACAAATAGGGTCGTACATTCCTTGTTTGAAGATGATGTTTCCCTGAGTGTCCGGAGGATCATCCCACCTCCTGCCATACCTGTAGCGGGTatactaagggtgtgtttggcagCTGTTctcaccctagcatagttgttccctGTTGATGCATGCTAAGTATAGACATGATGAATACATTCATCTTCAGTTGTTTGGTGGTCATGCATGTGTTGTGACATGTTTGGATGAGACTGTGTTTGgtaggaagagggaggaggaagaggtgcactgcaagggaggaagaggagggaggaagaagaggggcagaggcggccggagctcgggaggggctgccggagctcgggaggGGGCAGAGGCAGCCGGAGCTCGGGAGCGGCGCGGGAAGGGCTCGGGAGGGGCGCGGGCGAGGCTGCCGGAGGAGCTCGGGAGCGACGGGGCGACGGGGCGCGGGAGGAGCTCGGGAGCGGCGGGGCGCGGGGCGCGGGAGCGGTGGGGTGCGGGAGCGGCGCGGGAGGAGCTCGGGAGCGACGGGGCGCGAGGCGACGGGGCGACGGGGCGCGGGGCGCGACGGGGCGAGGGTGCATGGGCTGAGCATAGCTCGGCTCAGCTCGCCTCTGCGGGGGTGCCGGGCTCAGCTATGCTGAGGCCCTTTTTTTGCATCAGTTGATGCATGCTCTCCTCAACCCATACACCCTACCAAACAGCGAAAAATGGGTCGGGGAGGGAACTTTTGGGCTCATACACTCTCCATACAGGCTACCAAGCACGCCCTAAAGCTTCCTAGGACCGGGCAGGGGCAGCAGCCCACGGGGTCTTCAGCTGGTGCATACCCGTACTACCATGCGCCGCAGCAGCAGGTGGCAGGTGCATCGATGGCGTACGGTGGCCCGTCGACTTAATCTGATGACACATTGCTGCCTATGCTTTAATCACCAGGGCCCTAATACTCCAGCTGCCCTGATATATCGGCAAAGTGCAAATTTCATTATTAAACCGGTGTCTCAATATATATGTGATTAATTGTTAAATCATGGAAAACAACTTATCTAACTCCAAAGAAAGACAGAGGAAAGGAATACAAGCCTGGATGCAAGCGAATTTAATCTCCATCGAGAAAAAAAAAAGGCTTGCACTGAACTTGGAGGCATCTAACGTTATCCCAGGAAATGTTTCTTCTACTTCCAtcaatgcaaaatacttaatCGAGCCGACGCCTTCCCCCCATTTCTTTCGCGGGAATAAAACTAATCTTCATTCGACGTCGAACCCCTTCTCCTGGAGCTCCTGCACAACCTCGTTGCGCATCCGCAACCACAGCTTGCGTGCCTCCTGGTCGAACTTCTTCGACTGCAGCTGCTTCTGCATGTTGTCCGAGTCCATGTTCGCGTCCGCGAACCCCTTGGGCCCGATCGTCGTGCCCAGGGCGCCCCCGCTCTTTATGAATTCCTCAACCGCCTCCTCGTCACCGGGGTACGGGAACTCCCTGCGCTCGTACAGATGCgccatctccttctcttcctggGGGGTGATTTGGAAATGAGAATATAAACTGAACAGTCTGGTGAAAAGGAAGATAAGCATTGGCGAAAACGAGTGCTCAGAGCTGTTTTCAACAACCTTGTAGAAGAGAGATTCACCTCCACTGAGTGATCAGTATGAATAATCATATGTCACCAAGCGCGCCACGTTTGGTGTCGCATAATATAACCCGACAGAACATAAGCTCCTTTTCATATTAGTCTCATGTTTTCAGTGCTCAATATGACATGTAAGGAGTGCTTATTAGTTGATATTGGACGACCGAAAATGTGAACTATTTCAGTAAAGCCTAACGAGGCATATGAAATTTTTGCAGGCAAAATATAATCACCACATAAAGGTTTTCTGAATCACATCTCATAAACATAATACAAGCATCTAATATGCTGCTGCCTACGCTTTAATCAGCAACACGTTATGGCAGTTCACGGGTGCAAATCAGTTCTACTAGTCTATGTATACTGCTGCAATTATGCGAGCTTCTCATACAATGAAATTGTAGAATAGACTCTGCTGGATCAATTCATGTCTTAAGTCACAGTATGCGCTATCTGGACATTATCTATTGGCAGTTCTGAACCACAGCACCAAAAACTAAGCATACAGCAGGATGAACTTATTGTACTGGTTACATATCTTGCAGCAAAACAAAAGGCCTCAGCAATTCATGTCTGCCCCATCCAGGAAATAAACTAAAGGTCACCACCGGCCATACCTTGGGCCGTGGCTTGAGCGTCCACCAGCCAAGCGGCGATGTCTCATTCCAGAACCACGCGGCGCCAAAAAGCGCGTATGTGCATAGCATGCCCTTGCCCATCTGCTTAAAGAAGTAGGCGTCTCCCTTCTCAAAACCCAGCCTCCTGAACCCCACAAATCAAGAAGAACAGAGGCACCATCAAGAATCAATCTGTTCACAAGCGAAAGAGAAGTGTAGAGAGGGCGAGCCAGCTATGGGAAGCTGGTCGTGCTCGCTTACTTGAGAAGCCGATGGGCCTGGGGGAAGCTGCGCAGCATCGCGTTCACCTGCAGGAAAGGAGGAAAGTGAAGGGG harbors:
- the LOC123407705 gene encoding uncharacterized protein LOC123407705; this translates as MLRSFPQAHRLLKRLGFEKGDAYFFKQMGKGMLCTYALFGAAWFWNETSPLGWWTLKPRPKEEKEMAHLYERREFPYPGDEEAVEEFIKSGGALGTTIGPKGFADANMDSDNMQKQLQSKKFDQEARKLWLRMRNEVVQELQEKGFDVE